The Coregonus clupeaformis isolate EN_2021a chromosome 8, ASM2061545v1, whole genome shotgun sequence genome has a segment encoding these proteins:
- the LOC121572108 gene encoding arf-GAP domain and FG repeat-containing protein 2-like isoform X1 produces MSNRKHRDNQEICARKVRELAQAGVNKHCFECSQPGVTYIDITVGCFVCTSCSGMLRGLNPPHRVKSISMTTFSQQEVEFLQNHGNEVGRRTWLCVFEPKTDGCFDTRDSQKLKEFLQDKYEKKKWHFSKNKCRREVEGPWSPPGVQALPSSHGPPPAQAPSHTMLPSARRTLSQSQLSSRVPAISPADMKAEVFTARAPSRSQSFRDPPMKESLLRGIERQRPGSLSSAMGPQSHAPSFPALPRPSGRIVSSSGGLAPFRAFPKSLSVDFGGLSQQHSHSALSITPPAPAPGPNTHTNHQDRYAALSQLNSVFSDMSPGPGPTAPPGGLPQYSTLFGNRLSSSSTPASSPGVDAVSGSQTFANFPNPFSSSSSSQQQQPALSPSNPFNSSTSGGDSSGFVSSPTSVFLPSTTFPTPATQNAFPHKHANNQEANGFASFPAPDSQPKVPRPMSVNPFTGNVYPGRGTSRNPFI; encoded by the exons ATGTCGAACCGAAAACATCGGGACAACCAAGAGATATGCGCCCGCAAGGTCCGGGAGTTGGCCCAGGCTGGAGTAAACAAACACTGCTTCGAGTGCAGTCAACCCGGGGTGACTTACATTGATATCACCGTGGGCTGCTTCGTATGCACGTCGTGCTCTGGAATGCT gaGAGGACTCAACCCTCCCCACAGAGTCAAGTCTATCTCCATGACAACCTTCTCCCAACAGGAAGTGGAGTTTCTGCAAAACCATGGCAATGAG gtggGGAGGAGGACTTGGCTGTGTGTCTTTGAGCCAAAGACAGATGGATGCTTCGATACAAGGGACTCCCAGAAACTCAAGGAGTTCCTCCAGGACAAATACGAGAAGAAGAAATG GCATTTTTCGAAGAACAAGTGccggagggaggtggagggacccTGGAGCCCGCCGGGGGTGCAGGCTTTACCCTCCTCTCACGGCCCCCCGCCCGCCCAGGCCCCATCCCACACCATGCTCCCCTCGGCCAGACGCACACTG tcccagtcccagctctCGTCAAGAGTCCCCGCTATCTCCCCTGCGGACATGAAGGCGGAAGTGTTTACCGCCCGTGCTCCCTCACGCTCCCAGAGCTTTAGAGACCCCCCTATGAAAG agtctCTACTGAGAGGTATAGAGAGACAACGTCCAGGCTCTCTGTCTTCAGCGATGGGACCCCAGAGCCACGCCCCCTCCTTTCCTGCACTCCCTCGACCCTCAG GTCGTATAGTGTCCTCCTCGGGGGGCTTAGCCCCCTTCAGGGCCTTCCCTAAGTCTCTGAGTGTGGATTTTGGAGGGCTCAGCCAGCAGCACAGTCACAGTGCCCTCAGCATCacccccccagccccagcccccggcccaaacacacacacaaaccaccaaGACCGCTACGCTGCCCTGTCCCAACTAAACAGTGTCTTCTCTGACATGTCGCCTGGACCAGGACCTACAG CACCCCCCGGTGGACTACCCCAGTATAGCACCCTATTTGGGAACCGCCTGTCCTCCAGTTCCACTCCTGCCAG CTCTCCAGGTGTGGATGCCGTGTCGGGATCCCAAACATTTGCAA ACTTCCCCAACCCGTTCAGCTCCAGTTCCAGCtctcagcagcagcagcctgcCCTATCCCCCAGTAACCCCTTCAACAGCTCCACCTCAGGAG GTGACTCCAGTGGGTTCGTCAGCTCTCCAACCTCAGTGTTCCTCCCGTCCACCACCTTCCCAACTCCCGCTACCCAGAATGCATTTCCACACAAGCATGCCAACAACCAGGAAGCCAACG GTTTTGCCTCTTTCCCTGCACCGGACTCTCAACCCAAAGTTCCTCGTCCAATGTCAGTGAACCCATTCACT gggaatgtTTACCCGGGTAGAGGAACGTCGCGAAACCCTTTCATCTGA
- the LOC121572108 gene encoding arf-GAP domain and FG repeat-containing protein 2-like isoform X2, giving the protein MSNRKHRDNQEICARKVRELAQAGVNKHCFECSQPGVTYIDITVGCFVCTSCSGMLRGLNPPHRVKSISMTTFSQQEVEFLQNHGNEVGRRTWLCVFEPKTDGCFDTRDSQKLKEFLQDKYEKKKWHFSKNKCRREVEGPWSPPGVQALPSSHGPPPAQAPSHTMLPSARRTLSQSQLSSRVPAISPADMKAEVFTARAPSRSQSFRDPPMKESLLRGIERQRPGSLSSAMGPQSHAPSFPALPRPSAPPGGLPQYSTLFGNRLSSSSTPASSPGVDAVSGSQTFANFPNPFSSSSSSQQQQPALSPSNPFNSSTSGGDSSGFVSSPTSVFLPSTTFPTPATQNAFPHKHANNQEANGFASFPAPDSQPKVPRPMSVNPFTGNVYPGRGTSRNPFI; this is encoded by the exons ATGTCGAACCGAAAACATCGGGACAACCAAGAGATATGCGCCCGCAAGGTCCGGGAGTTGGCCCAGGCTGGAGTAAACAAACACTGCTTCGAGTGCAGTCAACCCGGGGTGACTTACATTGATATCACCGTGGGCTGCTTCGTATGCACGTCGTGCTCTGGAATGCT gaGAGGACTCAACCCTCCCCACAGAGTCAAGTCTATCTCCATGACAACCTTCTCCCAACAGGAAGTGGAGTTTCTGCAAAACCATGGCAATGAG gtggGGAGGAGGACTTGGCTGTGTGTCTTTGAGCCAAAGACAGATGGATGCTTCGATACAAGGGACTCCCAGAAACTCAAGGAGTTCCTCCAGGACAAATACGAGAAGAAGAAATG GCATTTTTCGAAGAACAAGTGccggagggaggtggagggacccTGGAGCCCGCCGGGGGTGCAGGCTTTACCCTCCTCTCACGGCCCCCCGCCCGCCCAGGCCCCATCCCACACCATGCTCCCCTCGGCCAGACGCACACTG tcccagtcccagctctCGTCAAGAGTCCCCGCTATCTCCCCTGCGGACATGAAGGCGGAAGTGTTTACCGCCCGTGCTCCCTCACGCTCCCAGAGCTTTAGAGACCCCCCTATGAAAG agtctCTACTGAGAGGTATAGAGAGACAACGTCCAGGCTCTCTGTCTTCAGCGATGGGACCCCAGAGCCACGCCCCCTCCTTTCCTGCACTCCCTCGACCCTCAG CACCCCCCGGTGGACTACCCCAGTATAGCACCCTATTTGGGAACCGCCTGTCCTCCAGTTCCACTCCTGCCAG CTCTCCAGGTGTGGATGCCGTGTCGGGATCCCAAACATTTGCAA ACTTCCCCAACCCGTTCAGCTCCAGTTCCAGCtctcagcagcagcagcctgcCCTATCCCCCAGTAACCCCTTCAACAGCTCCACCTCAGGAG GTGACTCCAGTGGGTTCGTCAGCTCTCCAACCTCAGTGTTCCTCCCGTCCACCACCTTCCCAACTCCCGCTACCCAGAATGCATTTCCACACAAGCATGCCAACAACCAGGAAGCCAACG GTTTTGCCTCTTTCCCTGCACCGGACTCTCAACCCAAAGTTCCTCGTCCAATGTCAGTGAACCCATTCACT gggaatgtTTACCCGGGTAGAGGAACGTCGCGAAACCCTTTCATCTGA